From the genome of Astyanax mexicanus isolate ESR-SI-001 chromosome 3, AstMex3_surface, whole genome shotgun sequence:
CCACAAAACGAGTgaccagacaaacaaacaaacaaacaaacaatgaaacaACACCCAATACAGTACATCCCAACAGAATCAGGCCTAATTTCGTGGTTATTTAATCAGAACAGATGGAAATGCCACTGgatacagcagtgtttctgccCTCGTGCTCTTGGCTTGGTATCAGTAGTAGCGTCTGCGTCCTCCCGCAGCGCTGCCGATCTCACGGGCGGAAGGACCGCGTCCTCTTCTTGGACGCGGCGACGGGTTTGCTGCGTTTGCGCGGCGCAGGGTTGTTGGACTTCGTGTTGCGCTGAACCGGAGCGGCTTTCACCGCCTCCTCCGACTCCGGACTCTCGTTCTCTGAGGAGGAGAATTCACAGTCACGCATCCTTaacatataaactatataaaatatataaactacaCATCCAGCTACTGCCCGCTCACACACATCACTAACAAACACTACTACCAATAGCATAGGATTCTCTGCAGCAGATAAATAAACATGTATCTGTCtaataatcattttaatttatgtaatactaaatttatttaatgtattatatattgttttcATTATGTACACaaataagttatttaaagtaTTCAGAAATATTACTCTGTTCAACAGTAGATTAAATATGATATCCTTTGGGGTTGATACcacataaaagtttaaaattaaggTGAAAACAAAATCCCCTTAATTTTCTCTTAACTATTTTAATTTCTGTCTCTGATCAATACATATTGATCCTCTAAAGCATTAGTAAATGATCTGCAGCTGAAACCCTCCCTCCAcactttgtttattgtttattcccAGCTGCAGGTAAGAGCGCCCCCTCGTGGGGGAGGAAGGACTCCTGATAGAGGAGGGCGGGTCACTGTGGTGTAGACTGGATAATCTCctgatgagcagcagttagacagtCGCTCCACTCACTCTGTGAGCTGGTGAGTTGTGTACATTTCtgtgtgaaaaataaaataattattcactCAGAGTTTATATGTAGTTTAATTTCATAGCTCTAGACCGGCCCTACTGTCTAACTGCTGCTTATCAAGTCGAGGAGCTCATCAGTTCAAAGCCCAGTAAGAGCTCAGAGCTCCTCTGCCAAAACCAGTCCTCCCGGTCTGGGGACACCATGGGATAGGTGGCGCTCTAACCTGCATATggaaataaacagtaaacaaacgGAGGGGGAGGAGATACAGACTAATTGTCAGCTGCAGAATATTTAGATAGAAATAATGTAAAGTCAGTTTTGGTGCAGTTCTGTAATCAGTGGAGACCCGTTTACCCTCTTGTTCTTCAGTGCTGGATTTGGTTCCATCTAGAAAAAAACAGAGACGTGTTTTAACTTCAGATACGGAACCGAAAACAGATCTCactaaactttaaatattaataatgttccTGCAGAAATTCTCCATTAGTGTTCAATAAATCATCTGCAGATCTCTCCTCATTTATTATTATCTATAGATCTGATCAGATCAGCAGCTGGTAAATCCTGATGATCTGCTGctgcagatgatgatgatgatgatgatgaaattgtgctggcTCTTTCTCTTTACTGGATTTATGATTATTAATTAGCTGAAGCTGCTCTGATTTTAACTTTGTTCTTTATAAaactgttttatgttttattcagtATAAACCTGACTCTTCTACAAATcctaaattacagtattaaagTGATGCACACTGGAACTCACCAGCTGTTGTCACATCATTAACTTGAGgccctaaaaaagtaaaaaatcagaGTAGAATTAATCCTCTATTCGTATTCAGGTTTACTCCAGTTTATCAGCTGATTTTATTAAATACAGTGAGTGTTATTTACCGGTGGCCTGTCCCGCCTCTGCACTGGAGCTGCTCGCTTCTACATCAAAACAAGAttaacagtttattattattattacacagttTAACACTGACATGCTCTGAGGAGATTCACTCAAAATAATCtctatttatattcatttatttttatttttctctcaacAGAACTCCCCCCGAACACTAGTGATGCTCCTGACACGAGGATGATAAAGACCAGAGCACGTCTTCTCTGATAcgtcaaactccgcctctttcCTAACTGCAGCCAATCAGTGCAGCACCACTAGGTAGCAGCACAGTGCTGGATCTCcaactctgatacatcagctaactcTGACTCAGATCGCTGAGGGTAATTATGgtaatgttaatgtaaatttatttaatgttattctcACCTGCTGTGGCTCCGTTATTAGTCTGAGGCTCATCtgtaaacataaaaacacaagttaacaagtTTCTATAGTTTACAGTCATTACagctcattatttattattattatttatgattattatattatttatttattaatatttattattattaaacattacaggaACATTATATGGGAATAAATATTTATCTAAATAAAGGTGGACCTATATCAGCTAAAACTAGTGGAAAACAGGCagcaaatattaataaaaatctcAAATATCTTTTTAATcatattaacataaaatattatacatGGGGTTCTGTGGATTGTACAGTAGCAGAACCATAACAATAATTATTGTAGAATATATGTGTTTgtaaaaaactttaaatttgttaaataaagtgtttttctcTTTGCAGCGCACAGTGAGTTCTGTATGCTGTCAGTCACTATAGATATCGGGTCTCTGAGAAGCAGAACCTGTTAGAGTTCAGTTCTACCACTGGGTGGCGCTGTTCCTGCACTATTACAGTGCTTTAGTGTGTTAGAGCTCAGCTCTGAAATGACGGTACTGACTGTGTAAAAAAgcagtttatattaaacacatttcTATTATAGATATTATtctttacagaataaaagtcttaGTTCTTCGGTTTATAGCTGAAATGCTTCTAAATAAACtttcagtaaacaaaactgtgataatactgtgaaaagtatctctattcattactctgtaggtagagtTTAATAACtctcctccccaaaacacattttactaaaagctataatgactataatgttaaaatattaaaatgtaaatgctgATAATGTAacttgggattttgcactaggctgctccctgtttcagctgcatatatgctgattgtaaatgaatgtattttagtagagtgtaaatatattaaagaagtttagttggactggagtttatctggagtttatctggaattctcttgagtctctgcaggatcatcttcatactagactacatacgccTGCTATGGTCTTGCTGGAGtgtataaaccaataaaccagtataaaccaatagggagagggaatggtatatgtttatacttctctacatccaatcacaatcagattcactctatctggatggagagatttatctggataggggttttattgaacgatgagaagccggaatgaaaaccagctgaaatgaaacaggagtaacgaggatatttttaaaatgtaaggaggagaaagttcagataattgtgtgaaaaatgtcaaaataaCTCCAGTAAAGTGAAGATAAACtacatttatacataaataacgtaaaaaagtatttgtacttcattccTTCACACCTCTGTGTGACACGGACGAGCTTTAGAGCACTAGAGGGCGCTTCATGACCCACTGGtgcggtttggtttggtttggtttggactCAGGAAGGGTTAATTTAACCACACTGATCACATGCTGCAGCTTGTTTGATCCAAAAGGAAAATTATTACAGATTAAAATTTTCAtgccgccacacacacacacacacacacacacacacacacacaaatactatgTTATCATAACATGTTACTGTTTCATCATTACCTTGATTAACTCTGTTAACTCTGTTaagggttagtgtgtgtgtgtgtgtgtgtgtgtgtactcaccgTTGGGCTGGTCGGGGGAGACGGGGGAGTTCATGCTCTCTGTAAAGATAAACATAAAGGACATAACTGAGATTCCCCCGTATAACCAAACCGCGGCCCAGCTCCCCCAGTGCTCCCAGTCCGGCCTGTAGACTCACCAGTAGGAGCTTCATCAGAGGTGGAGTCCTGATCTGTGGACAAACATCACACCTGTCAATCACCCGCCTGCCACACCCCCTCTGATTATCACAGGATAACTTAGATATGAGTTATTAGATCAGTACCTGTGGAAATGGCTTGTGGAGCCCCGTCAACtgcagcaaaacaaaaacaacaaaatattcaGATTAATGTTCCTCCACAGACCTGCAGACATTTCTTTTCATTCTAACATTAAATTTACCAGAAATTACAAACCAATATCTAATATTAAATACCTTTTCAGATATTTAACTTCAGTTAGAATATAAGAGAGTAAATGAGTTTTTAACCGATGCAGAaatgttaataatgctttattttattatactataATTTTACTGTCTGTGATTCACTCTTCAATTTCTTGCATTCTCCTTctcttatttcatttattcagatCATTTTAATCATATTCAACCCTTCCTTAAGGCCTGACTGTGACGTGGTGAATATTACGTGATTCTCAGTAAACTATACGTTTTCCTGGTTTGGATGGAACATGAAGAGAaaatactttttacactttttttgccTGAATATAAAATTCTGTAAAGTTAATACAGAATACAGCTGAACTCCTGACCTTAACATCAGTATTAACCCTAAAACATTAACCTCCaatatttaatatctaataatataAGCTTTAGTTTAGGTTATGCTCTATTAATAAGTGAATACAAAATCTAAA
Proteins encoded in this window:
- the si:ch211-133n4.6 gene encoding uncharacterized protein si:ch211-133n4.6 isoform X1, whose amino-acid sequence is MLTRNILIFCVLTVLLTEADLDAVDGAPQAISTDQDSTSDEAPTVMSFMFIFTESMNSPVSPDQPNDEPQTNNGATAEASSSSAEAGQATGPQVNDVTTADGTKSSTEEQEENESPESEEAVKAAPVQRNTKSNNPAPRKRSKPVAASKKRTRSFRP
- the si:ch211-133n4.6 gene encoding uncharacterized protein si:ch211-133n4.6 isoform X2 — translated: MLTRNILIFCVLTVLLTEADLDAVDGAPQAISTDQDSTSDEAPTESMNSPVSPDQPNDEPQTNNGATAEASSSSAEAGQATGPQVNDVTTADGTKSSTEEQEENESPESEEAVKAAPVQRNTKSNNPAPRKRSKPVAASKKRTRSFRP